The following are encoded in a window of Zymoseptoria tritici IPO323 chromosome 4, whole genome shotgun sequence genomic DNA:
- the Rlm1 gene encoding transcription factor protein (Putative transcription factor involved in regulating the osmo-stress response Saccharomyces cerevisiae; member of the MADS-box family of transcription factors.) encodes MGRRKIEIKPIRDDRNRSVTFLKRKGGLFKKAHELSVLCSVDVAVVIFGHNKKLYEYSSSDINEIVGRFQYYGGAHEHKGPQDFADKQGGGDDDEDDEGGAGEAPPYPPQNVPHPQMQQAFMRENNRSPMPPGFQAPPPQANMQRNSPPEHLQPPPQQQQQQPGQPSPRLTQQQRPTPSPQPPQNEFASPPIPQPRPLPANAKSHSIFTPIDDSRSLLAQHWGATGNSEMPRHEALIKLDGVGPRSQSIDVAQMHRENQARANGMSSPQLRQSTSRPQSQSPQIPQRSASTSNTPGMGRPQQPEPKRPRLKVQIPSEQSGDEGGESGQPDSTSEPQTSNPGAAQQQGQQPSHGGVHLPPPSPSTNQILSAGAQGPPNPFARPAPPMSTNPHATNRDAASNHIETPISALPSRFMSDNLLPSPSTFYPEWGFGRGDGNMLPSPLNFQTPVVSNGSGWREEERKRAAEEEAAGGEAKRPKQ; translated from the exons ATGGGTCGTCGAAAGATTGAGATCAAACCTATTCGGGATGATCGCAACCG ATCCGTCACTTTCCTCAAGCGAAAAGGCGGCTTGTTCAAGAAGGCGCATGAGCTTTCCGTGCTCTGTTCCGTCGACGTCGCGGTCGTCATCTTCGGTCACAACAAGAAGCTCTACGAATACTCATCCTCCGACATCAACGAGATCGTTGGTCGTTTCCAATAT TACGGCGGCGCTCACGAACACAAGGGACCTCAGGACTTCGCGGACAAGCAAGGCGGtggtgacgatgatgaagacgatgaaggaGGAGCAGGGGAGG CTCCACCGTATCCACCTCAAAACGTCCCTCATCCTCAAATGCAGCAGGCTTTCATGAGAGAGAACAACAGATCACCCATGCCACCAGGATTTCAAGCGCCGCCGCCTCAAGCCAATATGCAACGCAACTCACCGCCGGAACATCTTCAACCGCCAcctcaacagcaacaacagcagcctGGACAGCCATCGCCGAGATTGACTCAACAGCAACGACCAACGCCATCACCACAACCTCCGCAGAACGAGTTTGCAAGTCCGCCGATACCTCAACCAAGGCCATTACCCGCCAACGCCAAATCGCATAGCATATTCACACCCATCGATGACAGTCGGTCATTGCTCGCACAACATTGGGGTGCGACGGGTAACAGTGAGATGCCTCGACACGAAGCTTTGATCAAACTGGATGGAGTTGGACCACGCTCACAATCCATCGATGTGGCTCAAATGCATCGCGAAAATCAAGCCCGCGCGAACGGCATGTCATCCCCTCAACTCAGGCAGTCCACGTCACGTCCGCAATCGCAGTCTCCTCAAATACCTCAACGATCCGCCAGCACATCCAACACACCCGGTATGGGACGGCCTCAGCAACCAGAACCTAAGCGACCTCGATTGAAAGTCCAGATTCCCAGCGAGCAGTCCGGTGATGAGGGAGGTGAATCCGGCCAACCAGACTCCACCAGCGAACCACAAACCAGCAATCCCGGCGCCGCACAGCAACAAGGTCAGCAGCCTTCACACGGAGGCGTGCATCTCCCGCCACCTTCGCCTAGTACGAACCAAATACTCTCCGCCGGCGCGCAAGGTCCACCGAATCCGTTCGCCCGTCCTGCTCCGCCAATGAGTACAAATCCGCATGCGACAAATCGGGATGCAGCGAGCAACCACATCGAAACGCCGATATCCGCGCTGCCTAGTAGATTCATGAGTGACAACCTTCTACCTTCACCGAGCACGTTCTATCCGGAATGGGGTTTTGGCCGAGGAGATGGGAATATGCTTCCCAGCCCGTTGAACTTTCAAACGCCGGTCGTGAGTAACGGGAGTGGttggcgggaggaggagaggaagagagcggcagaggaggaggcggctgGCGGGGAGGCGAAGAGGCCGAAGCAATGA